The Juglans regia cultivar Chandler chromosome 1, Walnut 2.0, whole genome shotgun sequence nucleotide sequence CTACTCTCTCTCAGTAAACAGACGAACAACAATGAAATCGTAGTTACAATACCCCAGGCATAAGCTCGACCTTGATCATCAACAGCCAAACAGTGCCACCCACCAATGGCCgcctgaaacaaataaaaagaacacCACTAAATCAGGCACTCAATGGAGAAacgaaaaaaatcatttccaaatacaGAAGCATCAGTTATCaaaagagctttgctactcatcatctcatgcACCACATACCTATGCCTCATATTTGCTAagggaaaaaagtaaaaaaaataaaaatcatgtatggtgtgtgatgtaaggatgataagtataatttttcttatcaaaatataGCAATTACCTGAACAATTTTAACATTGGCAAGCGCCTTAACCTGGCTGGGAATATTCTCAGTTTTGGTCTCTGGTGGGTGTCCCAGTGTCCCTCTTTGGTTCCAACCCCACGTAAACAACTAACAAGCACCCAATCACCCGACATCCAAAACAGAAATTAATAACAACAATAGTCCCAGCAGTAAAAATGAGAAAACGTGAATAAGCAATAGAGTAAGAGGAAGGGACCTTGCCGTCGTGGCAAATGGCGAGGGAGTTGCGGCTGCCAGCGACGACGGAACGGACAGACTGCGAGTCTAGGGATTTAATGGCGCAAACCCATTCTCTCTCTTCGTTATTCCCGATTCCCAATTGCCCATCCTCTCCTGAGCCcctgagtttaaaaaaaaaacagaaaagagaaaaaataatagttcaTTCTACTGCTTTAGCACAGATCATACTCATGCTTATTGCTTGTATGGTGAGATAGAAGTACGCACCAAGCGATGATGGCGGAGGTATTGGACGCCATGGGAGTGCGTATTCGTATATTTATCcttgttcttttctttacttTAATCTACTTCCAGGGATAGAGACAGAGTCACTTTCTACCATCCGATACTCTGCTGATTTGAGGAAAGCGAACCCAATTCGTTCGAAAATGCTTTTCACTAGTCCAGTGGAAGACGACgaaggatatatatattcatgtagaGGAAGGGCGAAAAAAGGTGGGGGCCAGGGAACGATGTCGTAAGGGGTAAGCAAAATGGCTCAAAAATTTCGTGCGCAACTTTCCGTAATCTCCATTTTCCTCCGTTCCAAACAAAGGCAATCAAATATTGGGGTTGTTTCCAAAACGAAAACTGCTTATTAGGCAGCATTCAACTTGACGAAGGCATCCATCCAACTACCAGAATTCAATTTCACGCCAGGAGTAGAATTCCAAACATAGCAAAGATGGATCATGGAATATGATTCTCTCCGTTTTCTCACCGAGTTTGCAAGTATGACGACCGATTTCgtatatgctttattttaaagGATGACAATTCAAACTGGAAATGCCAAATTGAAGCATCCATGGTATTTCCAGCAGTGCTTCAACAACCCTCAAATTCCAGATTCTAAGCAAATTGGTGGGATACAGAACGAAATTCTGATAAATACACCGAGACAAGGTAAAGtcttcaagttttcaacaaCCAATGGCCTGTCAAAAGGCCTTTCGAAATTCTGTTCACTTCTAGCACCGGGAAAAACTTCAGCCTTTCTGaactttatttccctttttCAGTTGAATATGGCTCTTGTAAAATCTGGATTTCGCTGTCTGAAATTATGCTGAAATCTTGCTATGAAGGATAATTCCAGCCAAGAAAAGGGCCTAAAAAGTTAGGCAAAAACTGAACGTAAAAACAAAGAGACCAAAATTGCCATGCACCTGGTACTAAAAAAGGCACCAATTTCAGCACTTAATCATTACCACATAACTCAAACACCAAACCACATTCTTCCcatcaataaataaaagcaCATATTCATATCTGCTGGAACAATTCAATCCCGAGTGCTGCTGTAAGCACTCAAGATCATCAGTTGGTTACGAAATCCTACTACAACCCACATGCCATCTAGGTAGAAGGTCTCAAGATTCAAAGTACAGGGTACATTTCCTATGAACTTATCACTGCGGCGGCTGCCCCTCCCCTGACTCACGCTTAGATGCTTCCTTAATCTCGTCCCCAGTGTCATCCTGAAAAAATCCACACAGGCGTTAAGGAACAGTGAAAAACCaataagaaaatttgaaaaggaaacaataaTATGCAGCTGCAAGTATGCACCCCAAGCAACCACTCCAAATGGATACGGTATGACTTGGGTCGATGTGTACAGTGACCAGAATCACTAAAAAACTTCGTCAGTTTTGACACTTAGAAGCTAATGCACTGAGTAACAACTTTGAAAGCGATAGCGTTTGCGAAAACAGTTTTCCATCTTGGGTACCTGTAGCCCACCAGTAAACGTGTTGACTGGGTCTTAAAAAGGGTGTATTGGTTGAAACACCGTTTGGTCAAATCTACTAATGATGTTTTTTACGCAAGTAAAATTGAGGTTTAACAAACTAAACCAAGCTCAGACCAGCTTACATTTCACAAATGGAAAATTCAGAACAAGTCAGAAAAAGTACCAGTTTAGTGCACAAAATTTAAGCTGCTAACAATGACAGACGATACATTTTCGATTTACGTTCAGGATGATGGCATGGCAGGTTTGGACATCAATGTTTTATAATACGTATAGAAACCCACTTCTTAGACAAGGTGAGTGACACGTAATAGGTATGCATGCTGGCACacaattagagagagagagagagagagagagagagagagcgaccGTGATGTCAGAAGTCCACAAAGTCAGATTGTCTCGGAGAAGTTGCATGATTAATGTACTGTCCTTGTATGACTCCTCACCCAATGTATCCAATTCGGATATAGCCTCATCAAAGGCCTGCCAAATATcaggggaagagaatgagaaaagtttttaaaagcACAGATTAAAACAATTTGGTCGCCATCCAACCTTGTGATTGGATTTAATCCTTCATGTCAAGATTTGGTAaaacttcacacatccaaaacTAAATTTTACAAATGCCATGCAAcctaaaattaaatagaaagttgttaaaaaaaaaaactatatagaaAGTTCAGAACCTTAACAGAAGCAAGAGTCAAGACTAAAAAGTGGAAAGacaaaatcaatacaaatagGTTAGACAACCAACATGCTAAGGAGGACCAAAGTCATCTAGAGAAAATCAAAAGATATCCACAATGaaaagtgaacaaaaaaaaaacaaactttcaGTTCCTGGCATAGCTATTAGCTACCATCTTTCACACcctaaaaaacaacaaaagggAAAGAGGGTACAAAATATAACTACTAACatattatgaaagaaaatagtTAAATCAACAAGTTTAGCTGAAACTTAAATGATGTTAATAGTTTTTTATGGAGGATGTACCAGCTGTAGTTCAGCCTAGGGGTGAGCACCAACTGATCCAATTAGAGTTTAggaccgacccgacccgacccgaacaCCAGAACAAAAATAAGATGACCTGACCCGGCCCGAGTTTGATGAGTAATGACACCTTTATTCTCAAGAGATCGAGATTGATGTGGGCGTCGATTATAATTTTAACCACCACCGAGTGAAAGAGGTACAAAGACACAAACGCAGAGAGAAAGCGAGAGTGAGAGGAAATAACAGAGGAAGTCGAAACAAAACCGTAACCGTTGAGTCATCGTTGCAGCTGCGTTCCTAGAGTAGGAGAGCTCGCCATGGCTGCAGCTGCGTTCCTGGAGTCATCGCTGCGTGGATCCTGCTGGCTCTAGCTGTGGCACTCGCGGGTGACGGTGACAATGGTGGCCACAAGAGCCCCCTGATATCAATTTGGGTTCTCTTCTCAGGTGCTGCGTTCGTCGCTTTCATGTTGGTTTTCATTAGACCTGCGATGAAATGAGCATTTTTTGCAGTGCATTCGATATGGGTTTTACAGGGATTCCTGGATGGTGCTTGGACCAGGCTCCTCACGGTTGATGCaagctttgctttgcttttcttcttcaatttaatCGTTCGTTCGTTTGTGTAGTTTATAAGATTTGGTTTTTTTCcgtgatgaaatgttatgttttgttctttttgtttttccaaatcGGCATAAAACTGAGGATTTGCCTTGTGGTTGAACAAtggatcaacaatccatatAACATGCTCCAACTCGTGCTTTAAATTGACTGCAAGTGGATATGACGACAAAGAGAAATGGGGAGGGATGGCAGCTAGGGTTTGAGATCAATTGAGAAAACGAGTAGTCGGTTTCAGCAGGTTAGACTCGCAAGCTATTTCAAACCGCTTTTTCGGGTCGGATCGGGTCTTATGGACGAACCGGGTTACGTACTTTTTTGCACAGCCCTAGTTCAGCCTATTGTATTTGTGGATTACATTCCATGATTCAAATGAAATGTTATCTTTTGTccaaaaaattggaaaattcaAATCTAAGGTCTGCATTTCAACAAAGAAACATGGCATTAGAACAAGTGGAACAACCTTATCTGAAAAGGTTATTACCAGATTGCTTTGGATAGAAGCAAACCCAAACCAAACAGAACTGTTAGACCACATACAGCAATAAGAACAGTCAGATGAGTAACTGAAAGGAAACCATTAGTTTAACAAGGCATCATGTGTGTCCCACccatctgataccatgtcaattATACCAATGGGATTCCATCAAGAGAATGGATATTTTACTAATAGTGAGAAAAAATCCACATCAGGGTCAAAATAATTGCTCCACCATCACCTGCTAAAATATGTATTGGAAGCTTATACCCAAAGTGAccaacaattataataaattgCAACTGCATCTAGGAAAGGCAATCATGCACATTCTAGTACAGCctatacaaaaacaaacaactgcaaaacaaaaaataaaaacagctGAGAAACATTACCTGCTTTGCAAGATTGCAAGCACGATCAGGTGAGTTAAGGATTTCATAATAGAACACAGAGAAGTTAAGTGCAAGACCCAGTCTTATTGGGTGAGTAGGAGCAAGATCTGCAAGTGCAATGTCCTGCATCAAAGACAGGAGCAGGTTCAGAAATCACCAttacaaaaatacactaatatactaaaataattagaaaatgagTAACGAATATAAGAGCCTCAGCCAGGTACCTGTGGTAAGCTAACAAACCTAGCTGAGTAGATTTGTAAGCCAACAAACCTACCAACAGCAAAAAACCTACCTGCGCAGACTTGTAAGCCAACAAGGTGCTCTCAGCAGCTTCCTTCCTTTCAGCTCCAGTCTTAAACTCAGCCAGGTACCTGTGGTAATCACCCTTCATCTTGAGATAAAACACCTTTGACTCGGCAGATGAGGCCGATGGGATGAGATGTGACTCAAGAAGACTCAAAATGCCATCACAGATCTTGCTCAGCTCGGATTCGATCTTGCCCCTGTACTCCTTGATGATTGCAACATGGTCTTCATTTCCCCTACTTTCCTCCTTTTGCTCAATGGAGGAGATGATCCTCCATGAAGCCCTTCTGGCCCCAATCACGTTCTTGTAAGCCACAGAGAGAAGGTTCCTTTCCTCCACAGACAACTCTTCAACGTCTACTGTCTTTGCAACTTTCTCCATGAACTCAACCATTTCTTCATAACGTTCGGCCTGCTCGGCCAACTTGGCCATATACACATTATCCTCACGTGAAGATTCAGCTGGCGACATCTTTGCTCTACCAAACAATTGCTTTAGTCTGCAAGTCAATCCAAAATaatcttgatattttttttaaaggtaaaaacATCATGACCTAGATATTACATAGTCTAAATCAAACACTAATAAGCTCATAACCACTTCACAGAAGACTATATCTTCCTGGTTGCTAAAAGATATTgggaagcaaaataaaatagaggaaTTGGAATATTATGAGACCTGTTCCTAtgtaaagaaaattaaacacgACTCTAAGTTGCAGACATAAATTGAGCACGATGAGGATAACTATGGGCTCTCCGAAAAGCCAAACCTTAAGATTCTCAATCATTGGTCAATGGACATTGCATAGCAATCCATTACCATTCGTATAAAAATGGGAAGCAATAATAAATTACTCGCTGTATGGTTGCTGAATCATCCGAGAAAGAAAAGAGCATTCTGCATTACAAACAGTTTAAACAAATCTGTGTTTCCTTCCTAAAAGTTTCAAATCCTACCAgattcttattattttctttcctaGCCTCAGATTTCCTCGGC carries:
- the LOC108988028 gene encoding 14-3-3-like protein A — translated: MSPAESSREDNVYMAKLAEQAERYEEMVEFMEKVAKTVDVEELSVEERNLLSVAYKNVIGARRASWRIISSIEQKEESRGNEDHVAIIKEYRGKIESELSKICDGILSLLESHLIPSASSAESKVFYLKMKGDYHRYLAEFKTGAERKEAAESTLLAYKSAQDIALADLAPTHPIRLGLALNFSVFYYEILNSPDRACNLAKQAFDEAISELDTLGEESYKDSTLIMQLLRDNLTLWTSDITDDTGDEIKEASKRESGEGQPPQ